A region of Panthera uncia isolate 11264 chromosome D4, Puncia_PCG_1.0, whole genome shotgun sequence DNA encodes the following proteins:
- the LRRC8A gene encoding volume-regulated anion channel subunit LRRC8A, whose product MIPVTELRYFADTQPAYRILKPWWDVFTDYISIVMLMIAVFGGTLQVTQDKMICLPCKWVTKDSCNDSFRGWAAPGPEPTYPNSTVLPTPGSGPTGIKYDLDRHQYNYVDAVCYENRLHWFAKYFPYLVLLHTLIFLACSNFWFKFPRTSSKLEHFVSILLKCFDSPWTTRALSETVVEESDPKPAFSKMNGSMDKKSSTVSEDVEATVPMLQRTKSRIEQGIVDRSETGVLDKKEGEQAKALFEKVKKFRTHVEEGDIVYRLYMRQTIIKVVKFILIICYTVYYVHNIKFDVDCTVDIESLTGYRTYRCAHPLATLFKILASFYISLVIFYGLICMYTLWWMLRRSLKKYSFESIREESSYSDIPDVKNDFAFMLHLIDQYDPLYSKRFAVFLSEVSENKLRQLNLNNEWTLDKLRQRLTKNAQDKLELHLFMLSGIPDTVFDLVELEVLKLELIPDVTIPPSIAQLTGLKELWLYHTAAKIEAPALAFLRENLRALHIKFTDIKEIPLWIYSLKTLEELHLTGNLSAENNRYIVIDGLRELKRLKVLRLKSNLTKLPQVVTDVGVHLQKLSINNEGTKLIVLNSLKKMVNLTELELIRCDLERIPHSIFSLHNLQEIDLKDNNLKTIEEIISFQHLHRLTCLKLWYNHIAYIPIQIGNLTNLERLYLNRNKIEKIPTQLFYCRKLRYLDLSHNNLTFLPADIGLLQNLQNLAVTANRIEALPPELFQCRKLRALHLGNNVLQSLPSRVGELTNLTQIELRGNRLECLPVELGECPLLKRSGLVVEEDLFNTLPPEVKERLWRADKEQA is encoded by the exons ATGATTCCAGTGACAGAGCTCCGCTACTTTGCGGACACGCAGCCAGCCTACCGGATCCTGAAGCCATGGTGGGACGTGTTCACCGACTACATCTCCATTGTCATGCTGATGATCGCGGTCTTTGGGGGCACACTGCAGGTCACCCAGGACAAGATGATCTGCCTGCCTTGTAAGTGGGTCACCAAGGACTCCTGCAACGACTCATTCCGGGGCTGGGCAGCCCCTGGCCCAGAGCCCACCTACCCGAACTCCACGGTCCTGCCGACCCCCGGCTCAGGCCCCACGGGCATCAAGTACGACCTGGACCGGCACCAGTACAACTACGTGGACGCCGTGTGCTACGAGAACCGCCTGCACTGGTTCGCCAAGTACTTCCCCTACCTGGTGCTCCTGCACACGCTCATCTTCCTGGCCTGCAGCAACTTCTGGTTCAAGTTTCCGCGCACGAGCTCGAAGCTGGAGCACTTCGTGTCTATCCTGCTCAAGTGCTTCGACTCGCCTTGGACCACACGCGCCCTGTCCGAGACGGTGGTGGAAGAGAGCGACCCCAAGCCGGCCTTCAGCAAGATGAACGGCTCCATGGACAAGAAGTCGTCGACGGTCAGCGAAGACGTGGAGGCCACCGTGCCCATGCTGCAGCGGACCAAGTCCCGGATCGAGCAGGGCATCGTGGACCGCTCGGAGACGGGCGTGCTGGACAAGAAGGAGGGCGAGCAGGCCAAGGCGCTGTTCGAGAAGGTGAAGAAGTTCCGCACCCACGTGGAGGAGGGGGACATCGTGTACCGCCTCTACATGCGGCAGACCATCATCAAGGTGGTCAAGTTCATCCTCATCATCTGCTACACCGTCTACTACGTGCACAACATCAAGTTCGACGTGGACTGCACCGTGGACATCGAGAGCCTGACGGGCTACCGCACCTACCGCTGTGCCCACCCGCTGGCCACGCTCTTCAAGATCCTGGCGTCCTTCTACATCAGCCTGGTCATCTTCTACGGCCTCATCTGCATGTACACGCTGTGGTGGATGCTGCGGCGCTCCCTCAAGAAGTACTCGTTCGAGTCCATCCGCGAGGAGAGCAGCTACAGCGACATCCCCGACGTCAAGAACGACTTCGCCTTCATGCTCCACCTCATCGACCAGTACGACCCGCTCTATTCGAAGCGCTTCGCCGTCTTCCTGTCGGAGGTGAGCGAGAACAAGCTGCGGCAGCTGAACCTCAACAACGAGTGGACGCTGGACAAGCTGCGGCAGCGGCTCACCAAGAACGCGCAGGACAAGCTGGAGCTGCACCTGTTCATGCTCAGCGGCATCCCCGACACCGTGTTCGACCTGGTGGAGCTGGAGGTGCTGAAGCTGGAGCTGATCCCGGACGTGACCATCCCGCCCAGCATCGCCCAGCTCACGGGCCTCAAGGAGCTGTGGCTGTACCACACGGCGGCCAAGATCGAGGCGCCCGCCCTGGCCTTCCTGCGCGAGAACCTGCGGGCCCTGCACATCAAGTTCACGGACATCAAGGAGATCCCGCTGTGGATCTACAGCCTGAAGACCCTGGAGGAGCTGCACCTGACGGGCAACCTGAGCGCGGAGAACAACCGCTACATCGTCATCGACGGGCTGCGCGAGCTCAAGCGTCTCAAGGTGCTGCGGCTCAAGAGCAACCTGACCAAGCTGCCCCAGGTGGTCACCGACGTGGGCGTGCACCTGCAGAAGCTGTCCATCAACAACGAGGGCACCAAGCTCATCGTCCTCAACAGCCTCAAGAAGATGGTGAACCTGACCGAGCTGGAGCTGATCCGCTGCGACCTGGAGCGGATCCCGCACTCCATCTTCAGCCTCCACAACCTGCAGGAGATCGACCTCAAGGACAACAACCTCAAGACCATCGAGGAGATCATCAGCTTCCAGCACCTGCACCGCCTCACCTGCCTTAAGCTGTGGTACAACCACATCGCCTACATCCCCATCCAGATCGGCAACCTCACCAACCTCGAGCGCCTCTATCTGAACCGCAACAAGATCGAGAAGATCCCCACCCAGCTCTTCTACTGCCGCAAGCTGCGCTACCTGGACCTCAGCCACAACAACCTGACCTTCCTCCCCGCCGATATCGGCCTCCTGCAGAACCTCCAGAACTTGGCGGTCACGGCCAACCGG aTCGAGGCACTGCCCCCGGAACTCTTCCAGTGCCGGAAGCTGCGGGCGCTGCACCTGGGCAACAACGTTCTGCAGTCACTGCCCTCCAGGGTGGGCGAGCTGACCAACCTGACCCAGATCGAGCTGCGGGGCAACCGGCTGGAGTGTCTGCCCGTGGAGCTGGGCGAGTGCCCGCTGCTCAAGCGCAGCGGCCTGGTGGTGGAGGAGGACCTGTTCAACACGTTGCCGCCAGAGGTGAAGGAGCGGCTGTGGAGGGCTGACAAGGAGCAGGCCTGA